From a region of the Vagococcus coleopterorum genome:
- the truB gene encoding tRNA pseudouridine(55) synthase TruB codes for MDGILPLWKERGMTSHDCVFKLRKILKTKKVGHGGTLDPDVDGVLPICIGKGTKVIEYIQDSGKTYIGEITLGYSTTTEDVSGETVEVKEVTEVPTLAEIDQVMKSMEGTITQIPPMYSAVKVNGKRLYEYAREGLEVERPVRTAEIEYFKRTSEPVFNEGNKTVSWRFEVGCGKGTYVRTLAVDTGAKMGYPAHMSDLTRIGSGGFVAGNCLTLDQVAAKMTAEELDFLAPIEQVMTMFQRIDLTDSQYAIVKNGGFLELAAFPELIHDQLVSVYYKELLVSIYGQHPHKEAFLKPIKVLRNGQ; via the coding sequence ATGGATGGCATTTTACCCCTATGGAAAGAACGTGGCATGACTAGTCATGATTGCGTTTTTAAATTAAGAAAAATATTAAAAACAAAAAAAGTGGGCCATGGTGGCACGCTTGATCCGGATGTCGATGGTGTTTTACCAATTTGTATTGGTAAAGGGACCAAAGTGATTGAGTACATTCAAGATAGTGGCAAAACCTACATTGGTGAGATTACTTTAGGATATAGCACAACGACTGAAGATGTTAGTGGTGAGACAGTAGAGGTTAAGGAAGTAACAGAAGTTCCTACTCTTGCTGAAATTGATCAAGTGATGAAATCAATGGAGGGAACCATTACCCAAATTCCGCCAATGTATTCAGCTGTTAAAGTGAATGGCAAACGTTTGTATGAATATGCTCGTGAAGGGCTTGAAGTTGAACGACCTGTACGAACAGCTGAAATTGAGTATTTTAAACGAACATCAGAACCAGTCTTTAATGAAGGTAATAAAACAGTCTCTTGGCGTTTTGAAGTGGGTTGTGGCAAAGGAACTTATGTCCGCACCTTAGCTGTTGATACGGGAGCTAAAATGGGTTACCCAGCACACATGTCTGATTTAACAAGAATTGGTAGTGGTGGCTTTGTAGCGGGAAACTGTTTAACCTTAGATCAAGTGGCTGCTAAAATGACAGCAGAAGAACTAGACTTCTTAGCGCCAATTGAACAAGTCATGACAATGTTCCAAAGAATTGATTTAACTGATAGCCAATATGCTATTGTGAAAAATGGTGGGTTCCTTGAATTAGCAGCATTTCCTGAGCTGATTCATGATCAGTTAGTATCAGTTTATTATAAGGAGTTATTAGTAAGTATTTATGGGCAACACCCACATAAAGAAGCCTTCTTAAAACCGATTAAAGTTTTACGAAATGGTCAATAA